The following proteins are encoded in a genomic region of Sorangiineae bacterium MSr12523:
- a CDS encoding phytase, with protein MNLRHISIAFSAWATLLGACHTDEPITAAAETPNESEPADMDDPAVWVHPTTPGQSLIVAAAKKGGMRVYDLDGHLVKTYPSDGNRFNNVDVQYNFDLGGTSVDIAVASDRLKDKLRIWKIDPAAENGPLVDITDPDIARLFPTRPDPADREHKTVQNPNDGKNTAYGLTLYRDKANDKFYVLVNQNNEAVIAQFELVARPGGRVGMAPIRNWIFPYVYENQDLTQKDETDPTKDFSPQFEGMTVDQPRGILYAGQEDVGIWRVDLRSGIADARPFYETTAFDRGSKVARDVEGLTIFYGAGGKGYLIASSQGKAHGEPPVAPQPGLDDTFAVFAREGDNAYLGSFSIAANPDLGIDAVQECDGADVTNVALPGYPHGLLITQDGYNDDNLSGDPKATNLKLTPWDRIALPQGWLLDSKYNPRTQE; from the coding sequence ATGAACCTGCGCCACATTTCGATTGCGTTTAGCGCATGGGCCACGCTGCTCGGCGCATGCCACACCGACGAACCGATCACGGCGGCGGCGGAGACGCCAAACGAGTCGGAGCCCGCCGACATGGACGATCCCGCCGTGTGGGTGCATCCGACAACACCGGGGCAATCGCTCATCGTGGCTGCCGCCAAAAAGGGAGGTATGCGCGTCTACGATCTCGACGGCCACTTGGTGAAGACTTATCCGAGCGATGGCAATCGATTCAACAACGTGGATGTGCAATACAATTTCGATTTGGGCGGAACCTCGGTCGACATTGCCGTCGCAAGCGATCGACTGAAGGACAAACTTCGTATTTGGAAGATCGACCCGGCAGCGGAAAACGGTCCGCTGGTGGACATCACCGATCCCGACATCGCGCGACTTTTCCCGACCCGCCCGGATCCGGCGGATCGTGAGCACAAGACGGTGCAGAATCCGAATGACGGAAAGAATACCGCTTACGGACTGACGCTTTATCGCGACAAGGCGAACGATAAATTCTACGTACTGGTCAATCAGAACAACGAAGCGGTGATTGCCCAATTCGAATTGGTCGCACGGCCCGGCGGGCGAGTGGGCATGGCGCCGATTCGGAATTGGATATTCCCTTATGTGTACGAGAATCAAGATCTCACGCAGAAGGACGAGACCGATCCCACGAAGGATTTTAGTCCGCAGTTCGAGGGGATGACCGTCGATCAGCCGCGCGGCATTCTCTACGCGGGGCAGGAAGACGTAGGCATCTGGCGCGTCGACCTACGCAGCGGCATCGCCGATGCGCGTCCCTTCTACGAGACCACCGCCTTCGACCGAGGCAGCAAGGTGGCCCGCGACGTGGAGGGGCTCACCATCTTTTACGGGGCGGGCGGCAAGGGTTACCTGATCGCCTCGAGCCAAGGCAAAGCCCACGGCGAGCCTCCGGTGGCTCCGCAGCCGGGTCTCGACGACACCTTCGCCGTCTTCGCCCGCGAAGGCGACAACGCCTACCTCGGCAGCTTCTCCATCGCCGCAAACCCCGATCTAGGCATCGACGCCGTCCAAGAGTGCGACGGCGCCGACGTCACCAACGTCGCCCTCCCCGGCTACCCCCACGGCCTCCTCATCACCCAAGACGGCTACAACGACGACAACTTGAGCGGCGACCCCAAAGCCACCAACCTCAAGCTCACCCCCTGGGACCGCATCGCCCTCCCCCAAGGCTGGCTCCTCGACTCCAAGTACAACCCCCGCACCCAAGAATAA
- a CDS encoding cystathionine gamma-synthase translates to MSDLDPSTLKLDTLCIHAGQEADPLTGAVMTPIVLSSTFAQDGPGEHKGYDYSRAGNPTRNALEACFAALEGGRHGIAFGSGCAATMALILTLKAGDHVLVGDDVYGGTFRIFDKVMKQFGIDATFLDMSDPAHVRAALRPQTRMIWMETPSNPMLKIFDIAAIADIARKAQLPLVVDNTFATPVLQQPLSLGATAVVHSTTKYLNGHSDVVGGAIMTSDDALAERLHFVQKAAGAVPSPFDCYLVLRGVKTLAVRMERHVASARKVAERLTLHPQVARVHYPGLPSHPGHALASKQMSGPGGMLSFELRGGLPAATAFLKALRIFACAESLGGVESLAEHPAIMTHASIPAEARAQLGIGDGLLRLSLGIESSDDLWADLERGFAEAKRI, encoded by the coding sequence ATGAGCGATCTGGACCCTTCCACGTTGAAGCTCGACACCCTTTGCATCCACGCCGGCCAAGAGGCCGACCCGCTCACGGGCGCGGTCATGACCCCCATCGTGCTCTCGAGCACCTTCGCGCAGGACGGCCCCGGCGAGCACAAAGGTTACGACTACTCGCGCGCTGGGAACCCCACGCGCAACGCACTCGAAGCGTGCTTCGCCGCCCTGGAAGGCGGGCGCCACGGCATCGCCTTCGGCAGCGGGTGCGCCGCCACCATGGCGCTCATCCTCACGCTCAAGGCGGGCGACCACGTCCTCGTCGGCGACGACGTCTACGGTGGCACCTTCCGCATCTTCGACAAGGTGATGAAGCAGTTCGGCATCGACGCCACCTTCCTCGACATGAGCGACCCGGCCCACGTCCGCGCCGCCCTTCGCCCGCAAACGCGCATGATCTGGATGGAGACCCCATCCAACCCGATGTTGAAGATCTTCGACATCGCCGCCATCGCGGACATCGCCCGCAAAGCGCAGTTGCCCCTCGTCGTCGACAACACCTTCGCCACCCCGGTGCTTCAGCAGCCGCTCTCCCTTGGCGCCACCGCGGTCGTGCACTCCACCACGAAGTACCTCAATGGCCACTCGGACGTCGTCGGCGGGGCCATCATGACCAGCGACGATGCCCTCGCCGAACGCCTCCACTTCGTTCAAAAAGCCGCTGGCGCGGTACCGAGCCCGTTCGACTGCTACCTCGTCCTTCGCGGCGTCAAGACGCTCGCGGTGCGAATGGAACGACACGTCGCGAGCGCCCGCAAAGTCGCCGAACGACTTACCTTGCATCCGCAGGTCGCCCGCGTTCACTACCCGGGGCTACCGAGTCATCCGGGGCATGCCCTCGCATCGAAGCAGATGTCCGGCCCCGGCGGCATGCTCAGCTTCGAACTTCGCGGCGGCCTCCCCGCGGCCACCGCCTTCCTCAAGGCGCTCCGCATTTTTGCCTGCGCCGAAAGCCTCGGTGGCGTCGAATCCCTCGCGGAACATCCCGCGATCATGACCCATGCGAGCATCCCCGCCGAAGCCCGCGCACAACTCGGCATCGGCGACGGCCTCCTCCGACTCTCCCTCGGCATCGAGAGCTCGGACGACCTATGGGCCGACCTGGAGCGCGGCTTCGCGGAAGCCAAGCGCATCTAA
- a CDS encoding tetratricopeptide repeat protein produces MSLRPKPANDEGRDAAHWEAVEEASELLHEERFREALVALRNVLQRDPTNPYAFYLAGIALYESGEIEPSRDAYRACLRVSPTHLGARVALSHVLRILGDTKEAVREGMEALSQSPGDGDALHAVGLAYLARGETVAAKKYLNAFLETQPEFEVAEEVRGILSEM; encoded by the coding sequence ATGAGCTTGCGTCCGAAGCCGGCCAACGACGAGGGAAGGGATGCGGCGCATTGGGAGGCGGTCGAGGAGGCCTCCGAGCTGTTGCACGAGGAGCGCTTCCGTGAGGCCCTCGTTGCGCTGCGCAACGTTTTGCAACGTGACCCGACCAACCCGTACGCCTTTTACCTGGCGGGGATTGCCCTGTACGAAAGCGGCGAGATCGAGCCCTCGCGCGATGCGTACCGCGCGTGCCTGCGGGTATCGCCGACGCACCTCGGGGCGCGCGTGGCGCTGTCACATGTTCTTCGCATCTTGGGCGATACGAAGGAGGCCGTGCGCGAGGGCATGGAGGCGCTCTCGCAGAGCCCCGGCGACGGCGATGCGCTGCACGCCGTGGGGCTCGCCTACTTGGCGCGCGGCGAGACGGTGGCGGCCAAGAAGTACTTGAACGCGTTTCTCGAGACGCAACCCGAGTTCGAAGTCGCGGAGGAAGTCCGCGGCATCTTGTCGGAGATGTAG
- a CDS encoding acyl-CoA thioesterase codes for MHSEPIFAHTIEVTSDDIDALGHASNIAYVRWVQDVAVAHSEAVGLGYGAYQELGAVFVVRRHEVDYLRPALRGDRLEVRTWVASAQAAKCIRMTEVRNCADGALLAKASTTWGFIDAAKGRPTRIPDAVRVAFLQPPRGRDLASPRMETENVESEMGEAP; via the coding sequence GTGCACTCAGAACCCATTTTCGCACACACCATCGAGGTCACCTCGGACGACATCGACGCACTCGGTCACGCGAGCAATATCGCTTATGTTCGCTGGGTCCAGGACGTGGCGGTGGCCCATTCCGAGGCGGTCGGGCTTGGCTATGGTGCGTACCAAGAACTGGGTGCGGTGTTCGTGGTGAGGCGTCACGAAGTCGATTATCTGCGTCCGGCATTACGCGGTGACAGGCTTGAGGTGCGAACGTGGGTCGCCAGCGCACAGGCCGCGAAATGTATTCGCATGACTGAAGTCCGCAATTGCGCGGACGGAGCTCTGCTGGCCAAGGCATCGACGACATGGGGCTTCATCGATGCGGCCAAGGGGCGGCCGACCCGCATTCCGGATGCGGTTCGCGTCGCATTCCTGCAACCGCCGCGGGGCCGCGATTTGGCGTCGCCCCGCATGGAAACCGAGAACGTCGAGTCAGAGATGGGAGAAGCGCCATGA
- a CDS encoding serine/threonine-protein kinase, which produces MRRVSRSLVDALRAKDEELFADRFRIEEEAGVGGMGIVYRALDQSSGEIVALKVVRRTGPGSLRRFDAETDALEKLRHPAIVRHIAHGIGDEGQPYLAMEWVDGETLASKLRRERLDVCDVITVARRIADALAAAHAIGILHRDIKPSNVLLPGGDLEKAKIADFGLARSMESSQTNATMTGVIVGTPGYMAPEQAHGVRDLDGRADLFSLGCLLFRCLTDTEAFEGSRALTALAKLVLLEPSRVSSLRPDVPPALDDLVGSLLSKEREHRPLSAVVVRDTLDRIAADTSNDASLRRLSVRERVPPESTRFASGTSFGRYVLGRRIGMGGMGELYLAHDTTLDRKVALKVLRRSADGQATEHLLREARAAATLSHPNVVTIYDVGEHEGVPFLAMEYITGRSLRDYVGESSPDLDRRIGWMGEVARGLAAAHHAGIVHGDVKPENVMVADDGAVKILDFGLATAVPDCIMGTAAYMAPEQIRGEPLDGRVDQFAWGVTAYELVTGRLPWPGHDTLEMLASVLADDPSDAVRASLPSEVSSAILKTLRKQRDERYPTMDSLIPVLAPSTASTQRSSVVKDLAPPPAKGRKHAVWLASAILTALVALTTAVVVFRSVRRNDSPAGTAASTTASPPVPVTALPVSPSCVPAAASLYKEGLRALRESAYRRALGYFEQSAAVDPMCPEPQLRITMLAYSFWPRSRAREQLRRAMGFRDAMSERDRVVLDAWALLIAPESPRETETIHAFDEAIRRFPNDAELYVLDVDRRRSTAMRADQLEAALGMVRKATQLDPGYADAYSMESQILVWLGRGEESLAALDRCLDVAPGAVDCMEIRSGTLRRLGRCEEAVASARSWISWEPDEPAAYQELAPSLAARGASREAIEEALLLRWKHLPPADREPTRLCDMAKLSVWTGDFDGALKFADELERHSTGSATLDPHLCATLTSVDALVETGRDTEAGNMAERFLHRNEAWVRGESNLTTEYPKPFLLALAFGQNRRTMTRWQEATETWERLNRVRMDAYERWIFRWGPMAGIRNHAAEALLLDPRLAADYSEVPRARNHNIGAMEAYEGHLRLAAGDVVRAAPLLETATRSCQALHHGAMHVHAQLWLGIAREQLGDVPAACDAYRFVTERWGNAKPASVSAREAERRSRALGCPRSMDH; this is translated from the coding sequence TTGAGACGAGTTTCGCGCTCACTCGTCGATGCATTGCGTGCGAAAGATGAAGAGCTTTTCGCCGATCGATTCCGCATCGAAGAAGAAGCCGGCGTCGGCGGCATGGGCATCGTCTACCGCGCGCTCGATCAGAGCTCGGGCGAGATCGTCGCCCTCAAGGTCGTACGCAGGACGGGCCCTGGCTCGCTGAGGCGATTCGACGCCGAGACCGACGCACTGGAGAAGCTGCGGCACCCGGCCATCGTGCGCCACATCGCCCACGGTATCGGCGACGAGGGGCAGCCGTACTTGGCCATGGAGTGGGTGGACGGCGAGACCTTGGCGTCGAAGCTGCGGCGCGAACGACTCGACGTGTGCGACGTCATCACCGTCGCGCGGCGAATCGCCGATGCATTGGCGGCAGCGCACGCGATTGGCATCCTGCACCGGGACATCAAGCCGAGCAACGTCCTGCTCCCCGGCGGCGACCTCGAGAAAGCCAAGATTGCCGACTTCGGCCTGGCGCGCTCGATGGAGTCTTCGCAGACGAATGCGACCATGACCGGCGTCATCGTCGGCACGCCCGGTTACATGGCGCCGGAGCAGGCCCACGGCGTGCGCGATCTCGATGGGCGCGCGGACCTGTTTTCGCTGGGGTGCCTGCTCTTTCGCTGCCTCACCGACACGGAGGCCTTCGAGGGCTCACGCGCCCTGACGGCATTGGCCAAGCTGGTGCTGCTCGAGCCCTCGCGCGTTTCCTCGCTCCGCCCCGATGTCCCACCGGCGCTCGATGACCTGGTGGGAAGCTTGCTCTCCAAGGAGCGCGAGCACCGCCCCCTGTCCGCCGTCGTGGTGCGCGACACCTTGGATCGCATCGCCGCGGACACCTCGAACGATGCCTCGCTGCGGCGCCTCTCGGTGCGCGAGCGCGTGCCGCCCGAGAGCACGCGCTTCGCATCGGGAACGAGCTTCGGTCGCTACGTGCTCGGCCGGCGCATCGGCATGGGCGGCATGGGCGAGTTGTACTTGGCCCACGATACGACCTTGGATCGCAAGGTCGCGCTGAAGGTGCTGCGCCGTTCGGCCGACGGGCAAGCCACCGAGCACCTGCTTCGCGAGGCGCGTGCGGCGGCCACGTTGAGCCATCCCAACGTCGTCACCATCTACGACGTGGGCGAGCACGAGGGTGTGCCCTTTCTCGCGATGGAGTACATCACCGGGCGAAGCCTGCGCGACTACGTCGGTGAATCGTCGCCGGACTTGGACCGGCGCATCGGCTGGATGGGGGAGGTCGCACGCGGCCTTGCAGCAGCGCACCATGCGGGAATCGTTCACGGTGACGTCAAGCCGGAGAACGTCATGGTGGCCGACGACGGCGCGGTGAAGATCCTGGACTTCGGTCTCGCCACCGCGGTGCCCGATTGCATCATGGGGACGGCGGCGTACATGGCGCCGGAGCAGATTCGCGGCGAGCCGCTCGATGGGCGGGTCGACCAGTTCGCGTGGGGCGTGACCGCATACGAGCTGGTCACCGGGCGGCTTCCCTGGCCGGGGCACGACACCCTGGAGATGCTCGCATCGGTGCTCGCGGACGATCCCAGCGATGCGGTGCGCGCCTCGCTTCCATCGGAGGTCAGCAGCGCCATCTTGAAGACGCTGCGCAAGCAGCGCGATGAGCGCTACCCCACGATGGACTCGTTGATTCCGGTGCTGGCGCCGAGCACGGCGAGCACGCAGCGCTCGAGCGTCGTCAAAGACCTGGCGCCGCCGCCCGCGAAAGGACGAAAGCACGCCGTATGGCTTGCCTCGGCCATCCTGACCGCCTTGGTGGCTCTCACCACCGCCGTCGTCGTTTTTCGCTCCGTGCGCCGGAACGATTCTCCGGCCGGAACAGCGGCGTCGACCACGGCGTCTCCCCCGGTGCCGGTGACGGCCCTTCCGGTCTCGCCATCGTGCGTGCCCGCCGCGGCGTCGCTGTACAAGGAAGGTCTGCGCGCGCTTCGCGAGTCGGCATACCGCCGCGCGCTCGGCTATTTCGAGCAGTCGGCGGCGGTCGATCCGATGTGCCCGGAGCCGCAGCTTCGCATCACCATGCTCGCCTACTCCTTCTGGCCGAGGTCGCGGGCGCGCGAGCAGTTGCGACGTGCGATGGGCTTTCGCGATGCGATGAGCGAACGCGATCGCGTGGTGCTCGATGCGTGGGCGCTGCTCATTGCACCCGAGTCTCCTCGCGAAACTGAAACGATTCACGCGTTCGACGAAGCCATTCGCCGCTTTCCCAACGATGCGGAGCTCTACGTGCTCGACGTGGATCGGCGACGCAGCACCGCGATGCGTGCCGACCAGCTCGAAGCGGCCCTCGGCATGGTTCGCAAGGCAACCCAGCTCGATCCTGGGTACGCCGACGCCTATTCGATGGAGTCGCAAATTCTCGTATGGCTCGGTCGAGGCGAGGAGTCGCTCGCAGCGTTGGATCGATGCCTGGACGTTGCGCCGGGGGCGGTCGACTGCATGGAGATCCGCAGCGGCACCCTTCGCCGTCTCGGTCGATGCGAGGAAGCGGTTGCCTCCGCACGCAGTTGGATCTCCTGGGAGCCCGATGAACCGGCGGCGTATCAGGAGCTCGCGCCATCGCTCGCTGCGCGCGGTGCATCGCGCGAGGCCATCGAGGAAGCGCTGCTCTTGCGATGGAAGCATTTGCCCCCGGCAGACCGGGAGCCCACGCGGCTCTGCGACATGGCGAAGCTGTCCGTGTGGACGGGTGACTTCGACGGCGCGCTCAAGTTCGCCGACGAGTTGGAGCGCCATTCGACGGGGTCGGCCACGCTCGATCCGCATCTGTGCGCGACGCTCACGTCGGTGGATGCCCTGGTGGAGACGGGGCGCGACACGGAAGCGGGCAACATGGCCGAGCGCTTTCTGCACCGCAACGAAGCTTGGGTTCGCGGCGAATCGAACCTCACGACGGAGTACCCGAAGCCGTTCTTGCTGGCGCTGGCCTTCGGGCAGAATCGCCGCACGATGACACGCTGGCAAGAGGCCACCGAGACGTGGGAGCGTCTGAATCGCGTGCGCATGGACGCGTACGAGCGCTGGATCTTTCGCTGGGGGCCCATGGCGGGCATCCGCAACCATGCGGCGGAGGCGTTGCTTCTCGATCCGCGCCTGGCCGCGGATTACTCCGAGGTTCCGCGCGCGCGCAACCACAACATCGGCGCGATGGAGGCCTACGAGGGCCATCTGCGCTTGGCCGCGGGCGACGTCGTGCGTGCTGCGCCGCTGCTCGAGACGGCGACGCGGAGCTGTCAGGCGCTCCACCACGGTGCGATGCACGTGCACGCGCAATTGTGGCTGGGCATCGCGCGCGAGCAGCTCGGCGACGTGCCCGCTGCCTGCGACGCGTACCGCTTCGTCACAGAGCGATGGGGCAACGCGAAGCCCGCTTCGGTGAGCGCGCGCGAGGCCGAGCGACGCAGCCGCGCCCTCGGCTGTCCTCGCTCAATGGATCACTAG
- a CDS encoding sigma-70 family RNA polymerase sigma factor produces MNRAGGDFPTTPPSAVYGVHSVDPALRSRSIQVLARMYWKPIYKYVRLRWRKDPAEAEEITQEFFLRTIDKETFRGYEPRRARFRTFVRVCVDRLVVDLGRHGQAKKRGGGVKLLQLDFKLAEDELGEEASTLPDPEQVFEVEWVRNLLEVAVESLRAACQRQGKEVHFRVFELFHLKDESERPSYAEIAEQLGISVRDVNNRLTYARREFRAAVLDALRESTGSQEEMQEEARFVLGVNF; encoded by the coding sequence ATGAATCGAGCCGGGGGAGATTTCCCGACGACGCCACCGTCGGCTGTTTACGGCGTACATAGCGTGGATCCCGCGCTGCGCTCGCGATCCATTCAAGTGCTCGCCCGCATGTACTGGAAGCCCATCTACAAGTACGTCCGACTTCGCTGGCGCAAAGATCCGGCCGAGGCCGAGGAGATCACCCAAGAGTTCTTCCTGCGAACGATCGACAAAGAAACGTTCCGCGGTTACGAACCGCGCCGGGCGCGCTTCCGCACCTTCGTGCGCGTGTGCGTCGACCGCCTGGTGGTCGACCTCGGGAGGCACGGCCAGGCGAAGAAGCGTGGCGGTGGCGTCAAACTCCTCCAGCTCGACTTCAAGTTGGCGGAAGACGAGCTCGGGGAAGAAGCTTCCACCCTGCCCGACCCGGAACAGGTCTTCGAGGTCGAGTGGGTGCGAAATCTGCTGGAAGTGGCGGTGGAATCGCTGCGAGCGGCGTGTCAGCGGCAGGGTAAAGAGGTACACTTCCGCGTGTTCGAATTGTTTCACTTGAAGGACGAATCGGAGCGACCCTCGTACGCGGAGATTGCGGAGCAGTTGGGCATCTCCGTGCGCGACGTGAACAACCGCCTCACCTATGCCCGGCGCGAGTTCCGGGCCGCGGTCCTCGACGCCCTTCGTGAAAGCACGGGCAGCCAAGAAGAGATGCAAGAGGAGGCTCGCTTTGTGTTGGGGGTCAACTTTTGA
- a CDS encoding MlaD family protein, translating to MEKSIKVGIFVLAALVLGGIAVFLIGENRRLWDPKVTYNAAFHDVAGLKPGAPVRMGGVDIGTVESVGHNHDPRDVRIYVRLNVVKHESERVREDTVARVANKGLLGDKMIELSSDGKGAALAPGHDLKTEEPLDINKYIVKLEDIANKAGKAIENVETGTRVLSDPQFSDDLKVSVHSLREVLEGIAKNDSAVHRALMDPHEGQKFDRMLSNLEAASADFHDVTTHLREGPGVAHALVYDGELSKSASGSMAEVHKDLEAIRTGNGLAHALIYGDTNSQHLMGNVNAMSDDMRDIVHGLKQGKGTLGALLVDPSVYEDIKSVVGNVDRNQVLRALVRYSIKADETRQPPKVEEGKK from the coding sequence ATGGAAAAGTCGATTAAAGTCGGGATTTTCGTTCTTGCGGCGCTGGTGCTCGGCGGCATCGCCGTCTTTCTCATCGGGGAGAATCGACGGCTTTGGGACCCGAAGGTCACCTACAACGCCGCCTTCCACGACGTTGCAGGCCTCAAGCCGGGCGCACCCGTGCGCATGGGCGGCGTGGACATCGGTACCGTGGAGTCGGTGGGACACAACCACGACCCGCGCGACGTGCGCATCTACGTGCGCCTCAACGTCGTGAAGCACGAGTCCGAGCGCGTGCGCGAAGACACGGTGGCACGCGTGGCCAACAAAGGCTTGCTCGGCGACAAGATGATCGAGCTCTCCTCCGACGGAAAAGGCGCGGCCCTTGCGCCGGGCCACGACCTCAAGACCGAGGAGCCGCTCGACATCAACAAGTACATCGTCAAGCTGGAAGACATCGCCAACAAAGCCGGAAAGGCGATCGAGAACGTCGAAACCGGCACCCGCGTCTTGAGCGATCCGCAGTTCAGCGACGACCTCAAGGTGAGCGTGCACAGCCTCCGCGAGGTCCTCGAGGGCATCGCGAAGAACGACAGCGCCGTGCACCGCGCGCTGATGGATCCGCACGAGGGTCAGAAGTTCGATCGCATGCTCTCCAACTTGGAGGCCGCGAGCGCCGACTTCCACGACGTGACCACGCACCTGCGCGAAGGCCCCGGCGTTGCGCACGCGCTCGTGTACGACGGCGAGCTCTCCAAGAGCGCGTCCGGATCGATGGCCGAGGTCCACAAAGATCTGGAAGCGATCCGCACCGGCAACGGTTTGGCACATGCGCTCATCTACGGCGACACCAACTCGCAGCACCTGATGGGCAACGTCAACGCCATGAGCGATGACATGCGCGACATCGTGCACGGACTCAAGCAAGGCAAAGGCACCCTCGGGGCGCTTCTCGTCGATCCCAGCGTCTACGAGGACATCAAGAGCGTCGTCGGCAACGTCGACCGCAATCAGGTGCTGCGCGCCTTGGTTCGCTACTCGATCAAAGCCGATGAAACTCGCCAGCCACCGAAGGTCGAAGAGGGGAAGAAGTAG
- a CDS encoding ATP-binding cassette domain-containing protein — MKRENAGRGRLHREEPATPVGGVFIKFSHVKKRFGPKIIYTDLDLEIRRGETTTVLGASGSGKSVMLKMLIGLLRADSGKITFDGKEIQDLAERNMHDVRRKIAYLFQGAALFDSLSVGENVAYGLREQFWDSMTDDEIRERVAQSLAAVGLPGIEEMRPSDLSGGMKKRVGLARTLALQPEVLLYDEPTTGLDPINTARINHLINGIKKAFSITSIVVTHDMGTAFSVSDRLVMLGKGGVLMAGSMDDFRNTKEPYVRDFIDGKAPETEDVSSLLAS; from the coding sequence GTGAAGCGCGAGAACGCGGGGCGCGGCAGGCTGCATCGGGAAGAGCCGGCGACGCCGGTGGGAGGCGTTTTCATCAAGTTCTCCCACGTCAAAAAGCGGTTCGGCCCCAAGATCATCTACACCGATCTCGACCTGGAGATCCGGCGTGGCGAGACCACGACCGTGCTCGGAGCATCGGGAAGTGGCAAGAGCGTCATGCTCAAGATGCTGATCGGCCTGCTTCGCGCGGATTCGGGGAAGATCACCTTCGACGGCAAGGAGATCCAGGACCTCGCCGAGCGCAACATGCACGACGTGCGTCGCAAGATCGCTTACCTGTTCCAGGGCGCGGCGCTCTTCGACTCGCTCAGCGTGGGCGAGAACGTTGCTTACGGATTGCGCGAGCAATTCTGGGATTCCATGACCGACGACGAGATCCGCGAGAGGGTCGCGCAGTCGCTCGCCGCCGTGGGCTTGCCGGGCATCGAGGAGATGCGCCCCAGCGACCTGTCCGGCGGCATGAAGAAGAGGGTGGGGCTGGCGCGCACCTTGGCGCTGCAGCCCGAAGTGCTCTTGTACGACGAGCCCACCACCGGCCTCGATCCGATCAACACGGCGCGGATCAATCACCTCATCAACGGCATCAAGAAAGCCTTCTCCATCACGAGCATCGTCGTCACGCATGACATGGGCACCGCCTTCTCGGTATCGGATCGCCTCGTCATGCTGGGCAAGGGCGGGGTGCTCATGGCGGGCTCGATGGACGATTTCCGAAACACGAAGGAGCCCTACGTTCGGGACTTCATCGACGGCAAGGCGCCCGAGACGGAAGACGTCTCGTCCCTTCTCGCATCTTAA
- the secF gene encoding protein translocase subunit SecF, translated as MGQRRFWISLSLFLVVASTVSLWFPGANYGTDFRGGTEVEVAFSKNVDAHQLRQAVESLGYHTPDVIQVQDFKNPNHFLVRVQEISVVDDATKEKLKAALCLTADPAAPVADEKACPANARATEVKFSPGGDKITTRYDEAPDLEKLKEQIRSVAGINLKASATNPQIINPRDNRVEIQLQSKGDQLMDGLRSKLGADTVPEQPLRVEWVGPKAGKQLRDSARNSVAIAIVFIMLYLAFRFDLRFAPGVVIACVHDAMVILGVFVLLKKEVTLSTIGAVLTIVGYSMNDTVVVYDRIRENLSKHRGKSFGDIINLSVSETLSRTILTAGATMLSVLAFFVWGTGVIRDFALAMVVGIVAGTYSSIYVAAPLTEWIDRRMGQRTGAKKRASGKRRAKAVTGKPAEAK; from the coding sequence ATGGGGCAGCGGAGATTCTGGATCTCCCTGAGCCTCTTCCTCGTGGTCGCTTCCACCGTCTCGTTGTGGTTTCCGGGCGCGAACTACGGAACCGACTTCCGCGGCGGTACGGAGGTCGAGGTGGCCTTCAGCAAGAACGTCGACGCGCACCAGCTGCGCCAGGCGGTCGAGTCGCTGGGCTACCACACGCCGGACGTCATCCAGGTTCAGGACTTCAAGAATCCGAACCACTTCCTCGTCCGCGTTCAAGAGATCAGCGTGGTCGACGATGCCACCAAGGAAAAGCTCAAGGCAGCCCTCTGCCTGACGGCGGATCCGGCGGCACCCGTGGCCGATGAAAAGGCGTGCCCCGCGAACGCGCGCGCCACCGAGGTGAAGTTCAGCCCCGGCGGTGACAAGATCACGACGCGCTACGACGAGGCGCCGGATCTCGAGAAGCTCAAAGAGCAGATCCGAAGCGTGGCCGGCATCAACTTGAAGGCGTCGGCGACGAACCCGCAGATCATCAACCCGCGCGACAACCGCGTGGAGATCCAGCTCCAGTCCAAGGGCGACCAGCTCATGGACGGTCTGCGCAGCAAGCTCGGTGCGGATACGGTGCCGGAGCAACCGCTGCGCGTCGAGTGGGTCGGTCCCAAGGCCGGTAAGCAGCTCCGCGACAGCGCCCGCAACTCGGTGGCCATCGCCATCGTGTTCATCATGCTCTACCTCGCCTTCCGGTTCGACCTGCGGTTCGCTCCGGGCGTGGTCATCGCGTGCGTGCACGACGCGATGGTGATCTTGGGCGTGTTCGTGCTCCTGAAAAAGGAGGTCACGCTTTCCACCATCGGCGCCGTGCTCACCATCGTCGGTTACTCGATGAACGACACGGTCGTGGTCTACGACCGTATCCGCGAGAACCTGTCCAAGCACCGCGGTAAGTCGTTTGGTGACATCATCAACCTGAGCGTCTCCGAGACGCTCTCACGCACCATCCTGACCGCCGGCGCGACGATGCTCAGCGTTCTCGCCTTCTTCGTGTGGGGAACGGGCGTCATCCGCGACTTCGCCTTGGCCATGGTCGTCGGCATCGTGGCCGGTACCTATTCCAGCATCTACGTCGCCGCCCCGCTCACCGAGTGGATCGACCGGCGCATGGGTCAGCGAACCGGTGCCAAAAAGCGCGCCTCCGGCAAGCGCCGCGCGAAAGCCGTCACCGGCAAACCGGCAGAGGCGAAGTAG